The genomic interval GCGGGTCAAGGTGTGCTCGTCACCTACCTGTGCGCAGGTTTCCCAGATCTCGAGACGTCCGTCGCGGTCGCGCTCGCGTGCGTCGAAGGCGGCGCCGACGTGCTGGAGATCGGGTGTCCTTTCAGTGATCCCACCGCCGACGGCGAGGTCATCGCCCGAGCCTCGACCGCCGCTCTTCGCCGAGGCGGAGGCCTCTCGACCGCGCTCGAGGTAGCGGCTCGCGTGCGGGCCGTGAGCGACGTCCCGTTGGTGCTTTTCGGCTACTACAACCCCATCTTCGTCGCCGGGGAGCGCGAGACGGCACAGCGCGCGCTCGCCGCCGGCGTGGACGCGTTCCTCGTCGTCGATCTGCCGCCCGAAGAAGAGCAAGAGCTCGGCCCTGCGGCGAGCGAGCTCGGGCTCGGGGTGGTACCGCTCGTCGCGCCGACGACCCGCGAGTCACGCATCGCCCGCCTCGCCGGCGCGCGCCCCCTCCCGCCCTTCGTGTACTGCGTGTCGGTCACCGGGGTGACCGGGCGCGCCGCCGACGGCCTCGCCGTGGCCTCGCGCCGCGCGCGGGAGATCGGTGATCGCGTGGGCGCCCCGGCGGTGGTCGGGTTCGGGGTGACCGGCCCGTCGTCCGCGCGCGAGGCCGGCCTCCACGCCGATGGAGTCGTGGTCGGCAGCGCGCTCGTGCAGGTCGTCGAGGACGCCACCGCACGCGGGCTCTCCCCGTCCGAGACGGCGAAGCTCGTCAGGGAAGCCACCTCACCGCTCGCCCACGCCGTGCACACGCGAAACGAGCCCTCCGCCCCCCCTCCGTCCGCGCCACGAACGTAAGCTCACGAAAGCCCGCGATGCTCCTCCTCTGCATTTCCGACGTCCACGGCAACCTCGACGCCCTCCGGGCCGTGCTCGCGACCGCCGAGAAGCGAAGCTTCCACAAGCTGCTCGTGGCCGGCGATCTCGTGTTCCCGGGGCCCACCGCCGAGTACGTCCCGGGCACCGCCCTCGAGACGTGGAGGCGCCTCCTCGCGGCGAACGCCATCCTCGTGCAAGGGGTGACCGACCGGGCGCTCGTCACGCTCGACGCGTCGGCGGTCGTGGCCAAGACGGACCACGAGAAGGCGATGCTCTCGCGGGTCCTCGACGTCCGCCGCGAGCTCGGGGATCTCGTGCTCGAGCGGATGCGGCGCCTCCCCACCCACCAGCGTGTCCCCCTCGAGGATGGCGGTGAGCTCGTGCTCGTTCATGGCTCGCCGGCCGATCCAGGTGAAGCCATCACCCACGATCTCGACGACGAAGAGGTCAGCGCGCTCATGGGCACGGACCCGGCCGACGTCGTCGTGTGCGGAATGAGCCACGTTCCCTTCACGCGAGAGCTGGGCGACCTCAAGATCGTGAACGTCGGGAGCGTGGGCGAGGCCCCCGATGGCGCCGCCGACCTCCCGAACGGCAAGAAGCGCCCGAGGGTCGCACACGCCGCCTGGATCGAGACCACTCCTGCCGGGCTCGCCATCGAGCACATCGCCGTCCCCCTCGACGGGTGACGATCGAGGCGCTCACCCCGTGGGCGGGGCGAACGTACAGGTGCCCGCGAGGGGCCGAACCGTCGCCGTAAAACCCAAAGGAATCGGCATATTACGCCGACCATGACCGAACGGTGCCCCAGCGAGGACGGGCACCCCAAGGCAGGCCGTTCGCTCGCGTAGGACGGCCTCCGCCGTGACGCCATCGGGGCCGGGGGTGCAGTCCGTCAGGTCGCCGAGCACGATGGCCGACACGCGACCGAGGTGCCCTGCGCGAGCGAGCGAGGTGAGCATGCGGTCGAGGCGGTAGGGCCGCTCGGTCACGTCCTCGAGGACGAGCACGCCCCCTTCGGGCACCACGAGGGCGCCTGCGGCCGACTGGCACTCGACCAGGGTCAGATTTCCACCGACCACGACTCCGGTCGCGGCCGGCCCGTCGTGCACGACCTCGAGGTCTCGAAGGACGGGTCCCTCGTGGTGCTCGAGGATCCGGACGAGGGCCAGGCGCTCGCGCGGCGTCGTGCGCGAGAGCCCCGTGACGTTCGCCGCGTGCACGCTGGCGATCCCCCTCGCCTGGGCCTCGAGGTGGAGGGCCGTCACGTCGGAGAAGCCCACGATCCACCGGGGGCGCGTGACGAACGCGTCCCAAGGGAGCCGATCGACGATTCGGGTGATCCCGTAGCCGCCGCGGGCGCACACGATGGCCTCGATGCCGTCGGCGGTCATGGCCCACGCGAGCTCCTCGGCGCGACGGGCGTCCGAGCCAGCGAGGTAGCCCTCTCGCGAGAAGGCCCCGGAGCGCATCGTCACCGTGTACCGATCGGCGAGGACGGCGAGACCGCGCACGAGCTCCTCTCGCGGGAAGCCGCTCGCGGGCGCGACGACGGCGACGCGACTCTTCGGGCGTAGGGCGGGCGGAGCTCGCATCCGCCGCACTTTTGCACGTATTTCGCCTCTCGGAGCAAGACGAAGCGCGCCGGGGGTCCACGAGCGGGCGGGCCTCGTGTAGCCTAGGGACCGTGGAACGTTCGCTCGCTCGCCTCGGGGGAAAGCTCTTCGGCGTCGCCCCACTCGCTCGAAAGCTCGTGTCGGACGCGGCCTCCGCGCTCGACGATTTCATGACCGCGCGGCTCGGCGAGGAGTTCAACGAGCGCCTCGCGCGTGTGCCCGTGAGCCTCATGTCGTCGGGCGTCGACCCCTTCGGGATGGACCCGGAGTGGACGAAGTACGCGCTCGCCTCGGTCGCGCTCCTGCATCGCCACTACTTCCGCACGGACGTCGTAGGGACCGAGAACATTCCCCCTGGGCGATGCCTGCTCATCGCGAACCACTCCGGGCAAATTCCCATCGACGGCGCGCTCATCGGGGCCTCGCTCTTCATGGACGCCGAGCCACCGCGCTTCATGCGCGCCATGGTCGAGAAGTGGTCGCAGACCCTGCCCTTCGTGTCGGTGTTCTTCTCGCGCGTCGGCCAGGTGGTCGGCGTCCCGGAGAACGCGAAGCGGCTGCTCGAGCGCGACGAGGTCTTGCTCGTGTTCCCCGAAGGCGCCAAGGGCATCTCGAAGACGTACGACCAACGCTACAAGCTCGCCGACTTCGGCCTCGGTTTCATGCGCCTCGCCCTCGAGACCGGCACGCCCATCGTGCCCGTGAGCGTGGTCGGAGGCGAAGAGCAGTACGTGAACGTGAAGAACGTCGACACGCTCGCGCGGCTCCTCCGCATGCCGTCGTTCCCGATCATCCCTCAGCTGCTCCTGCCGGGCGGAGCGCTCCCTTTGCCGACGAAGTACCGCATCACGTTCGGCGAGCCGATGTTCTTCGAGGGGGATCCCGACGATGACGACGCCGTGATCGACGAGAAGGTGCAGCTCGTCCGGGACACGGTCCAGGCCATGGTGACCCGGGGCGTCCGTCAGCGAAAGAGCGTATTTTTCGGATGAGCGGCACCATCGGAGAGCCCGAACTCGAGATCGCCATCGACGAGCCTCACGAGTCGCTCCCGCGCGGCGAGGGCACGGTGCTCGTCACGGGGGCGTGTGGTCGCCTCGGAAAGAGCCTCGTGCGGGCGCTCCACCGCGACCGTCGGGTCATCGCCGTGGACCGCCGTCCGTTCCCCGATCGCCCCAAGGACGTCGAGCACGCGCAGGTCGACATCCGACGAAAGAAGCTCAAGGACGTCTTTCGTTCCGGTCACGTCGAAGCGGTGGTCCACCTCGGCGTCATGCACGACCCCCGCGCCTCCGACGCCGATCACCACTCGTGGAACGTGGCCGGCTTCCAGAAGCTCCTCGAGTACGCGGTGCAGTTCCGCGTGCCGAAGGTGGTCGTGCTCTCGAGCGCCAACGTGTACGGCCCTCAGCCCGACAACGCGCAGTTTCTCCCCGAGGACGCGCCGCTCCTCGGGGGAGCCCGGTTCAGCGAGATCCGCGACCTCATCGAGGTCGACATGCTCGCCCAGGGCTTCTTCTGGCGTCACCCTTCGACCGAGACCGTCATCCTCCGCCCCGTGCACATCCTCGGTCAGGTGCGGAACGCGGCGTCGAACTTCCTGCGGCTGCCGACGATTCCGACGCTCATGGGGTTCGACCCGATGGTGCAGGTCATCCACGAGTCGGACGTCGTCCACGCGGTCACGTGCGCCCTTGCGCCGGGCATGCGCGGCATCTTCAACGTGGCCGGCGAGGAGCCGCTCCCGCTGTCGCGTGTCGTGCGGACACTCGGAAAAACGAGCTTGCCCGTCCCCTACACGCTCGGAAAGGCCGTGCTCCGGCGACTCTTCGCCCTCCGGCTCTCGAGCTTCCCGACTCCCGAGCTCGACCATATTCGGTACGTCTGCATGGTCGACGACACCCACGCGCGGACGCGGCTCGGCTTCCGCCCGAGGGTCTCGATCGAGGACACGATACGTTCCGTCGACGCCGACCGCTTCCGCTGAGGCGCCCGCCCTTTCGAGAGCCGAGACCATGCGCCGACGAGGCGACGTTGAGCCCCCCACGGGGGGAAAAGCTGCTAGTCTCGTGCTTCATGCGTTCTCGCCACCTTGCGGCAAGCCTCCTCTTCCTCGCGTCCTGCTCCGGGGGCACGGGAGATCCGCCGAGCGTCAAGGTGCTCGGGCCGCCGGTCGGTGACGGCAAGCGCATTCGCGAGGTCGCGAACCCGGACATCAAAGACCGCCCGGGGCCGGGCTCCGAGGTGACGGTCACGGGCGTCACGGTGGTCGCCGTCGACAACTTCGACGAGACCAAGAACGGTCGGAGCCGAGGCACGATCTACGTCCAAGACCTCGGCTCGACCGAGCCCTACTCGGGGATCGGGCTCTTTGCTCCCGCCTTCGTCCCGGGCGATCTCCGCGTGGCGGCCGGCGACGTGCTCGACCTTCGTGGCGAGTACCAAGAGAACAAGAACATCGGCACCGCCATCTTCCCCGAGGGCCAGGTCCTGCCTCAGCTCGCGCGGCCCGTCGCGCAGTTCCGCTACGACTTCACCCCGCCGCCCCCGGTCGAGATCGACGTCAAGGATCTCCTCGACTACTCGAAGGGTCGGCGGTGGATCGGCATGCTCGTGAAGGTGAAGGACGTCACCCTCGACGGTCGCCTCAGCGAGAACAACGGGCGCGTCACCGGGTTCCTCACCGCGAAGGGCACCGCAGCCGACGATCGAAACCGGCCGACGGTCACGAACGAGCTCTACGATCTCAAGGCCGGCGACGCCGCCGAGAACCAGCAGTTCGCGTCGATCACGGGCGTCGTCACCTACTTCTTCAACCTGCACGTGGCCCCGCGCTCCGCGGCCGACGTGGTCAAAAAGTAACGTAAATCCAATGGGTTGGCGCTGAAGGCAGCAGCTCGTCGAGGGCGCGCGCTCGGGCTCGCGGCGGCGCTCGGCCTCGCGGCCTGTGGACCTCCGCCCGAGAGGACTTCGGCCCCGAGCGCGGGGCATTCCGTGGCGCGTGTCGTGCGCCCCGAAGGTGCTCCCGCGCTGGGTGTGGCTCCGCCGGGTGGTCTTTCGTCCGTGGTCGCCGTGCTCTCCGCGGCGGGGCCCGAAGAGTCGGCGGGGCTCGGCGCGTACCTCGAGGCACGCCTCGCGAAGGGCGGTCTCGCCGGGAAGGTCGTCGTGCGGCCTCGGTTCGACACCGTCGACATCGAGCTCACGCCAAAAGACGTACGGGCCGACATCCCTGCCCTCCTCGTCGTTCTCCGCGAGAGGGTGTCGGACGCACATGCGGACGCGCTCGAGGCGGCGCGTCGTCGTGTCGCTTCTCTGCCCGCAAGCCCGGCCGGAGAGACCCACGCACGCTGCCGCGGCGAGGCCGTACGTCCGTCCGCACGGGGAGCGCTCGGGAAAGCCTCCGACGCGAACGACGGCGCCGCGTTCGCCCGTGCCCTCGAATCGGTCAGGGACGCGGCCGTCGCGCAAGGTCCCCTCTCGATGGGCGTCGCGGGCCCCCGGGAAACCGCGGAGCTCGTGGAGCGTGCGCTCGTAGGCGCGGGGCCTTGGGCACGGCACGAGCGGCCCGTGCAGGGCATGGGGCCATCATTTCCCGCGATGGCGCAGGGTCCAGCGCCGCGCGAGCTCCATCTGTCGGTGGAGGCTCCGCTCGGGGCGCGCACCGAAAACGCGGCACGGGCGCTGCAAAAAACGGACGGCGCGCTCGCCAGCGTCGTGGGCCGCGAGGGCGGCGTCGTGGCGCGTGTCTCGGCGACGCCTACGTCGGGAGGCTCGTGCCTCGGGGTGGTGATCACGCTCCCGGAGGGGCGGCCGTTCGCCCCGAGGCTCGTAGCCCTCACCGAGAACGCTGAGCGGGCCATCGGGAGCGCCCTCGCCGTGGCCGATGGACGCTTCGTCGACGGCACCGCGCCGGCCGCGCGCGCGCTCGACGCTGCCTACCTGGCCTTGAGCCCCGCGAACGCCGAGCACAGGACGACACGGACGGTCCTCGCGGGCGCCGAGCTCGAGCCCCGCGCGGTGCCCACGAGCGCTTCGCGAACGGGCGGAGGTGCGGGCGAGCCCCGCGTCACCGTGAGCGTCGCGCCCGCGGACGCCGACGCCCCCTGGATCGCGATCGTGGCCCCGTGCGCGGCGCTCGACGAGACCTCTCGCGACGCGGGGCTCGCGGCCCTCGCGATGACGAGCGCGGCGAGGCGAGCGCCCGACGTCCTGTCCCCCATCGTCACGTCGCGAGGGATAGGGCTCCTCGCTCGCGCGCCGAGGAGAGAGGGCGAGACCTCGCGCGCTCACGTGACGAGGCTCCTCGAGACCGCGGCGTCGG from Myxococcales bacterium carries:
- a CDS encoding tryptophan synthase subunit alpha, which encodes MSTARIAGAFERRRAAGQGVLVTYLCAGFPDLETSVAVALACVEGGADVLEIGCPFSDPTADGEVIARASTAALRRGGGLSTALEVAARVRAVSDVPLVLFGYYNPIFVAGERETAQRALAAGVDAFLVVDLPPEEEQELGPAASELGLGVVPLVAPTTRESRIARLAGARPLPPFVYCVSVTGVTGRAADGLAVASRRAREIGDRVGAPAVVGFGVTGPSSAREAGLHADGVVVGSALVQVVEDATARGLSPSETAKLVREATSPLAHAVHTRNEPSAPPPSAPRT
- a CDS encoding metallophosphoesterase family protein, producing the protein MLLLCISDVHGNLDALRAVLATAEKRSFHKLLVAGDLVFPGPTAEYVPGTALETWRRLLAANAILVQGVTDRALVTLDASAVVAKTDHEKAMLSRVLDVRRELGDLVLERMRRLPTHQRVPLEDGGELVLVHGSPADPGEAITHDLDDEEVSALMGTDPADVVVCGMSHVPFTRELGDLKIVNVGSVGEAPDGAADLPNGKKRPRVAHAAWIETTPAGLAIEHIAVPLDG
- a CDS encoding LD-carboxypeptidase — its product is MRAPPALRPKSRVAVVAPASGFPREELVRGLAVLADRYTVTMRSGAFSREGYLAGSDARRAEELAWAMTADGIEAIVCARGGYGITRIVDRLPWDAFVTRPRWIVGFSDVTALHLEAQARGIASVHAANVTGLSRTTPRERLALVRILEHHEGPVLRDLEVVHDGPAATGVVVGGNLTLVECQSAAGALVVPEGGVLVLEDVTERPYRLDRMLTSLARAGHLGRVSAIVLGDLTDCTPGPDGVTAEAVLRERTACLGVPVLAGAPFGHGRRNMPIPLGFTATVRPLAGTCTFAPPTG
- a CDS encoding acyltransferase family protein, whose amino-acid sequence is MTARLGEEFNERLARVPVSLMSSGVDPFGMDPEWTKYALASVALLHRHYFRTDVVGTENIPPGRCLLIANHSGQIPIDGALIGASLFMDAEPPRFMRAMVEKWSQTLPFVSVFFSRVGQVVGVPENAKRLLERDEVLLVFPEGAKGISKTYDQRYKLADFGLGFMRLALETGTPIVPVSVVGGEEQYVNVKNVDTLARLLRMPSFPIIPQLLLPGGALPLPTKYRITFGEPMFFEGDPDDDDAVIDEKVQLVRDTVQAMVTRGVRQRKSVFFG
- a CDS encoding NAD-dependent epimerase/dehydratase family protein, which encodes MSGTIGEPELEIAIDEPHESLPRGEGTVLVTGACGRLGKSLVRALHRDRRVIAVDRRPFPDRPKDVEHAQVDIRRKKLKDVFRSGHVEAVVHLGVMHDPRASDADHHSWNVAGFQKLLEYAVQFRVPKVVVLSSANVYGPQPDNAQFLPEDAPLLGGARFSEIRDLIEVDMLAQGFFWRHPSTETVILRPVHILGQVRNAASNFLRLPTIPTLMGFDPMVQVIHESDVVHAVTCALAPGMRGIFNVAGEEPLPLSRVVRTLGKTSLPVPYTLGKAVLRRLFALRLSSFPTPELDHIRYVCMVDDTHARTRLGFRPRVSIEDTIRSVDADRFR